One Silene latifolia isolate original U9 population chromosome 4, ASM4854445v1, whole genome shotgun sequence DNA segment encodes these proteins:
- the LOC141653385 gene encoding uncharacterized protein LOC141653385, producing the protein MSRSSSFSIKSDQPKPPEVDTEALRRWIVAFCVIRFDLEQGQVIEECYPPGCLNQDEELETAFSSFPDSVSQHHNRSSIHDCIFFFRFRRCGDVEQANVPSREMDGVGKDKGRDRDRDVSRDSSNVEVFRMKNGGNDDGSRYLYGFVFNRQRHDERLRRGGEQKSVVILSHNPYSSVFRPLLQIMGPLFFDIGKKALEHIASYVSTWSAPIPGKLMELPIGNATLKAELPPSYSLPLGGSTLLEDSGSLMIPSLATNQSIPHGLFHDADLFGIFRGILLQLWVLWELVLIGEPILIFAPTPPQCCEAVAGLVSLVAPLLCSVDFRPYFTIHNPDFAHLNSLQDSDTFPPMILGVTNLFFLKALRNLPHVVSVGSAIATSSRASIAMRSTAVRAGGQSEGLGIQQLSLRRFSPSSLLNAVKLRREGPLCLMTEHKEAIWTTYAATTKPDTSILNRLIDAGASPRVEESMSVVNNEILRRHFLELTTNFLSPFGPYFKITTPSEGSSPFIDPPPLPSFTAEEFLSSLADRGPGKFLSKRMRSNWLHLYRRFLKGRNFKPWFTRRRLVAEQEQHRFWKQARLKADIQPFLSKMSEIEVVDSFNAIERHLLGELQQSGMNGEDSKKNQEKLQGDLKAVFDVLPKDMQQLLLMNPERAALLQGT; encoded by the exons ATGAGCCGTTCTTCGTCGTTTTCTATAAAGTCTGATCAACCGAAACCTCCGGAGGTTGATACGGAGGCGTTACGCCGATGGATTGTTGCATTTTGTGTAATTAGGTTTGATCTAGAGCAAGGTCAGGTGATAGAGGAGTGTTATCCCCCTGGTTGTTTAAATCAGGATGAGGAGCTCGAAACAGCTTTTAGTTCGTTCCCTGATTCCGTATCCCAGCATCATAATAGGTCGAGTATCCACGACTGCATCTTCTTCTTTAGGTTTCGGAGGTGTGGGGATGTTGAGCAAGCCAATGTGCCTTCTCGAGAGATGGATGGAGTTGGTAAGGATAAGGGTAGGGATAGGGACAGGGATGTATCTCGAGATTCTTCGAATGTGGAGGTTTTTAGGATGAAGAATGGGGGAAATGACGATGGTTCTAGGTATTTGTATGGGTTTGTGTTTAATAGGCAAAGGCATGATGAGAGGCTTAGACGGGGTGGGGAGCAAAAGTCGGTGGTGATCTTGTCTCATAATCCTTATTCTAGTGTGTTTAGACCTTTGTTGCAAATCATGGGTCCTTTGTTTTTTGATATTGGGAAAAAAGCCCTTGAGCATATTGCTTCTTATGTATCAACATGGTCAGCTCCTATTCCGGGGAAGTTAATGGAGCTTCCCATTGGTAATGCTACACTCAAGGCGGAGCTTCCTCCTTCTTATAGTTTGCCTTTGGGTGGAAGTACGTTGCTTGAAGACTCTGGCTCATTAATGATTCCATCTCTTGCAACAAATCAGTCCATCCCCCATGGACTATTTCATGATGCTGACCTTTTTGGTATATTTCGTGGAATTCTCTTGCAGCTTTGGGTTCTATGGGAGTTGGTACTCATTGGAGAGCCAATTCTTATATTTGCACCTACTCCTCCTCAGTGTTGTGAGGCTGTGGCAGGTCTCGTTAGTTTGGTTGCCCCACTACTTTGCAGTGTCGATTTCAGGCCTTATTTCACCATACACAATCCTGATTTTGCCCATTTGAATTCACTTCAAGATAGTGACACCTTTCCTCCTATGATATTGGGCGTAACAAATCTTTTCTTTCTAAAAGCACTGCGTAATCTTCCTCACGTTGTGTCAGTTGGAAGTGCAATAGCGACTTCAAGCCGTGCTAGCATTGCTATGAGGTCCACTGCTGTTAGAGCAGGTGGCCAGTCAGAAGGGTTGGGCATTCAACAGCTTTCTTTGAGGAGATTTTCTCCATCAAGCTTGTTGAATGCAGTCAAATTACGGAGGGAAGGCCCTCTTTGTCTGATGACGGAGCACAAAGAAGCTATTTGGACTACTTATGCTGCAACAACAAAGCCTGACACATCTATCTTAAATAGGCTTATTGATGCTGGTGCATCACCAAGGGTTGAGGAATCTATGTCAGTTGTTAACAATGAGATACTACGTCGGCATTTTCTGGAGCTCACAACCAACTTCTTGTCTCCCTTTGGACCATATTTCAAGATTACTACGCCCTCTGAAGGGTCATCACCATTTATTGACCCTCCACCACTCCCTTCTTTTACTGCAGAAGAATTTCTATCTTCTTTAGCAGATAGAGGTCCAGGAAAGTTCTTATCAAAGCGTATGAGATCGAACTGGCTTCATTTGTACAG GCGTTTCCTCAAGGGGCGTAATTTTAAGCCATGGTTTACTAGAAGACGTTTAGTTGCTGAGCAAGAGCAGCACAGATTCTGGAAACAAGCAAGATTGAAGGCTGACATTCAACCCTTTTTATCTAAGATGTCTGAAATCGAAGTTGTGGACTCTTTCAATGCAATTGAAAGACATCTTCTAGGAGAGTTGCAG CAATCTGGAATGAATGGAGAAGACTCGAAGAAAAATCAAGAGAAGCTGCAGGGAGATCTAAAGGCTGTGTTTGATGTTTTACCAAAGGATATGCAACAGCTCCTTCTAATGAATCCTGAGCGAGCAGCTCTTTTACAGGGTACATAA